A window of the Pogona vitticeps strain Pit_001003342236 chromosome 4, PviZW2.1, whole genome shotgun sequence genome harbors these coding sequences:
- the LOC110080506 gene encoding fused toxin protein isoform X3, giving the protein MPRYYYNPETKKCEKFIYGGCGGNENNFETWKECHYTCEEKPGTCPKPPKDIVTTCDVKCENDWKCPGKKKCCPYGCKIGCYYPLK; this is encoded by the exons ATGCCCCGTTATTATTACAACCCAGAGACCAAGAAGTGTGAGAAGTTCATTTATGGCGGCTGCGGGGGGAACGAAAACAATTTTGAGACTTGGAAGGAGTGTCATTACACCTGCGAAG AGAAACCGGGCACCTGCCCCAAGCCTCCTAAAGATATTGTCACCACCTGTGATGTAAAATGCGAGAATGACTGGAAGTGCCCAGGGAAGAAGAAGTGCTGTCCCTATGGGTGCAAGATTGGTTGCTACTACCCACTGAAG taG